The Sorangiineae bacterium MSr11367 genome window below encodes:
- a CDS encoding sugar ABC transporter substrate-binding protein, translating into MLTTKTLFAMFAMVQLSLVGCSKESSPAGGSGAASTGPSATGATGTTAESTPAKAAKNLTFALVSHANAGDKFWDVVKNGEEQAGKDLGVKVTYQGSGDPQKQAQLIDVAVSQKVDGLIVSMANPEALRPSIQKAVQAGIPVITINSGAEKSADLGAMTHVGQTEKVAGEAAGSRLAKKGLKHVLCVIHEAGNVGLEERCAGAKSKLEGGKVVNLQVSVSDLASATSTIAAKLQSDPSIDGALTLNNAVAGAAVNAIAQANRPTVTLATFDVDATILQNISAGKIFFAIDQQPYLQGYLPVTFLNLYRTNGTTVGGGQPVLTGPGFIDKANAELVQKYIQQGAR; encoded by the coding sequence ATGCTTACGACGAAAACGCTCTTTGCGATGTTTGCGATGGTTCAACTTTCGCTCGTGGGCTGTAGCAAGGAAAGCAGCCCCGCGGGCGGCTCCGGCGCGGCGAGCACGGGGCCCAGTGCGACAGGTGCAACGGGCACCACCGCCGAGTCCACGCCGGCGAAGGCCGCGAAGAATCTGACCTTTGCGCTCGTGTCGCACGCCAACGCGGGCGACAAGTTTTGGGACGTCGTGAAGAACGGCGAGGAGCAAGCGGGCAAGGACCTCGGCGTCAAGGTCACCTACCAAGGGTCGGGCGATCCGCAGAAGCAGGCCCAGCTCATCGACGTGGCGGTCAGCCAAAAGGTGGATGGCCTCATCGTGTCGATGGCCAACCCGGAGGCGCTGCGCCCCTCCATCCAGAAGGCGGTGCAGGCGGGCATTCCGGTCATCACCATCAACTCGGGCGCGGAAAAATCCGCCGACCTCGGGGCCATGACCCACGTCGGGCAGACGGAAAAGGTCGCCGGGGAAGCGGCGGGTTCGCGTCTGGCCAAGAAGGGCCTCAAACACGTTCTCTGCGTCATCCACGAGGCGGGCAACGTCGGCCTCGAGGAGCGCTGCGCGGGCGCCAAAAGCAAGCTCGAAGGCGGCAAGGTCGTGAACCTGCAGGTGTCGGTGAGCGATCTCGCCAGCGCCACGTCCACCATCGCCGCCAAGCTCCAGAGCGATCCCTCCATCGATGGCGCGCTCACCCTGAACAACGCGGTGGCCGGCGCGGCGGTGAATGCCATCGCCCAGGCGAATCGGCCGACGGTGACGTTGGCCACGTTCGACGTCGATGCCACCATTTTGCAGAACATCTCCGCGGGCAAAATCTTCTTTGCCATCGACCAGCAGCCGTACCTCCAAGGTTACCTGCCGGTGACCTTCCTCAATCTGTACCGCACGAATGGCACCACCGTCGGCGGCGGCCAGCCCGTGCTCACGGGGCCTGGCTTCATCGACAAGGCCAACGCGGAGTTGGTCCAGAAATACATCCAGCAGGGAGCTCGCTAG
- the iolD gene encoding 3D-(3,5/4)-trihydroxycyclohexane-1,2-dione acylhydrolase (decyclizing): MTTRLTVGQALVRFLIAQRTERDGIEQPLFAGCFGIFGHGNVAGLGQALLEAELQGNSGFRYYQSRNEQAMVHAAVGYARMKNRLCALACTTSIGPGATNMVTGAALATINRIPVLLLPGDTFATRVANPVLQELEDMRFGDVSVNDCFRPVSRYFDRVHRAEQLLAALLSAMRVLTDPAETGAVTLALPQDVQAEAHDWPDELFAPRIWHVGRPVPEPGALARALELLRSAQRPLIVAGGGVIYSEATEALRAFAEATGIPVAETQAGKGALAYNHPQAVGAIGATGTTAANALAREADVVLGIGTRWSDFTTASRTVFAHPEVRFINLNIAAFDAAKHAGVSLVADARAGVQALAAGLGGWHVASSYREKAAELATAWDAKVERAYKRGATPLPAQSEVIGAVNEISQPRDVVVCAAGSMPGDLHKLWRTRDPKGYHVEYGYSCMGYEIAGGLGAKMACPDRDVFVLVGDGSYLMMSQELVTAVQEGIKLIVVLVQNHGYASIGNLSQSVGAQRFGTRYRYRASGGRLDGDVLPVDLAANAASLGADVKRVRSIDELRAALLGARGAAHTTVIHVETDPMLGAPDSEAWWDVPVAEVSSLETTREARKAYDAAKPAQRTYTKPS, encoded by the coding sequence ATGACGACGAGGCTTACGGTAGGACAGGCCCTCGTGCGCTTCTTGATCGCGCAGCGCACGGAGCGCGATGGCATCGAGCAACCGCTGTTTGCCGGGTGTTTCGGCATTTTCGGCCACGGCAACGTCGCCGGCCTCGGGCAGGCGCTGCTCGAGGCGGAGCTCCAGGGGAACTCGGGCTTTCGCTATTACCAATCGCGCAACGAGCAGGCGATGGTGCACGCGGCCGTGGGCTATGCGCGCATGAAGAACCGCCTCTGCGCCCTGGCATGCACCACCTCCATCGGGCCGGGCGCCACCAACATGGTGACCGGTGCGGCGCTCGCGACCATCAACCGCATCCCGGTGCTCTTGCTCCCCGGCGACACCTTCGCCACGCGCGTGGCCAACCCGGTGCTGCAGGAGCTCGAGGACATGCGCTTCGGCGACGTCTCCGTGAACGACTGCTTCCGCCCCGTGTCGCGCTATTTCGATCGCGTGCACCGCGCGGAGCAGTTGCTCGCGGCGCTGCTCTCGGCCATGCGCGTGCTCACCGATCCCGCGGAGACGGGCGCCGTCACCCTGGCGCTCCCGCAGGACGTGCAGGCGGAGGCCCACGATTGGCCCGACGAGCTGTTCGCTCCGCGCATCTGGCACGTGGGCCGGCCGGTCCCCGAGCCGGGGGCCCTCGCGCGGGCGCTCGAGTTGCTTCGCTCCGCGCAGCGGCCGCTCATCGTGGCGGGCGGCGGGGTCATCTATTCCGAGGCCACCGAGGCGCTCCGCGCCTTCGCCGAGGCGACCGGTATCCCCGTTGCCGAGACGCAGGCTGGCAAAGGTGCGCTGGCGTACAACCATCCGCAGGCGGTGGGCGCCATCGGTGCGACCGGCACCACGGCGGCGAATGCGCTCGCACGCGAGGCCGACGTGGTGCTGGGCATCGGCACGCGCTGGAGCGACTTCACCACGGCGTCGCGCACAGTCTTCGCGCACCCCGAGGTCCGGTTCATCAACCTGAACATCGCCGCGTTCGACGCGGCCAAGCATGCGGGCGTCTCCCTCGTGGCCGACGCGCGGGCAGGTGTGCAGGCCCTCGCGGCGGGCCTGGGCGGCTGGCACGTGGCCTCCTCGTACCGCGAAAAAGCCGCGGAGTTGGCCACCGCTTGGGATGCAAAGGTAGAGCGTGCTTACAAACGCGGGGCAACCCCGCTGCCGGCGCAGTCCGAGGTCATTGGCGCCGTCAACGAGATCTCGCAGCCGCGTGACGTGGTGGTCTGCGCGGCCGGGTCGATGCCGGGCGATCTGCATAAATTGTGGCGGACACGCGACCCCAAAGGGTATCACGTCGAGTACGGATATTCGTGTATGGGCTATGAAATCGCAGGTGGCTTGGGCGCAAAGATGGCGTGCCCCGATCGCGACGTGTTCGTCCTCGTGGGCGACGGCTCGTACCTCATGATGTCGCAGGAGCTGGTGACCGCGGTGCAAGAGGGCATCAAGCTCATTGTCGTGCTGGTGCAAAATCACGGCTACGCGTCCATCGGCAACCTCTCGCAATCCGTGGGCGCGCAGCGTTTTGGCACGCGCTACCGCTACCGCGCTTCCGGCGGGCGCCTCGACGGCGACGTTCTCCCTGTCGACCTGGCCGCCAATGCGGCAAGCCTCGGGGCCGACGTGAAACGCGTGCGATCCATCGACGAATTGCGCGCGGCGCTCCTTGGAGCGCGCGGCGCGGCGCATACCACCGTCATCCACGTCGAGACGGATCCCATGCTCGGCGCCCCGGACAGCGAGGCATGGTGGGACGTGCCCGTCGCCGAAGTCTCGTCCTTGGAGACGACGCGTGAGGCGCGCAAGGCTTACGATGCGGCCAAGCCCGCACAACGTACTTATACCAAACCGAGTTGA
- the iolB gene encoding 5-deoxy-glucuronate isomerase, giving the protein MSDLHLRADSTREGPFSLCVTPQRAGWEWSALRALTLAPGERVTFATGDEEMIVLPLTGSCLVECEGEHHELRGRRDVFTEVTDFVYVPRDAMVTVTSPAGGRFALPSARCARRLPVRYGPAESVPVELRGAGSCSRQVNNFATPGVFECDKLIACEVLTPAGNWSSYPPHKHDECREGETQLEEIYYYEVRGGMAYQRVYGTDARPIDVLAEVRSGDVVLIPHGWHGPSMAVPGYDLYYLNVMAGPGERAWRICDDPAHGWVRTTWTDQAIDPRLPMARPRVAPNRRNV; this is encoded by the coding sequence ATGAGCGACTTGCATCTGCGCGCCGACAGCACCCGCGAGGGGCCGTTCTCGCTGTGCGTGACCCCGCAGCGCGCAGGCTGGGAGTGGTCGGCCCTGCGCGCGCTCACCCTCGCACCGGGCGAGCGCGTGACCTTCGCCACGGGCGATGAAGAGATGATCGTGCTGCCGCTCACCGGCTCGTGCCTCGTGGAGTGCGAGGGCGAACACCACGAGCTTCGGGGCCGTCGCGACGTCTTCACCGAGGTGACCGACTTCGTCTACGTGCCGCGCGATGCGATGGTCACGGTCACGTCGCCGGCGGGCGGGCGGTTCGCGTTACCGTCGGCCCGGTGCGCGCGGCGGCTGCCGGTGCGCTATGGCCCCGCGGAGTCGGTGCCGGTGGAATTGCGCGGCGCCGGTTCGTGCAGCCGGCAGGTGAACAACTTCGCCACGCCCGGTGTCTTCGAGTGCGACAAATTGATCGCGTGCGAGGTGCTCACGCCTGCGGGCAATTGGTCGTCGTACCCTCCGCACAAGCACGATGAGTGCCGTGAGGGGGAGACGCAGCTCGAGGAGATTTACTATTACGAAGTGCGCGGTGGCATGGCCTACCAGCGCGTCTACGGCACCGACGCGCGCCCCATCGACGTGCTCGCGGAGGTGCGCTCCGGCGACGTGGTGCTCATTCCCCACGGCTGGCATGGCCCGTCGATGGCCGTACCGGGCTACGATCTGTATTACCTCAACGTGATGGCCGGGCCGGGCGAACGCGCCTGGCGCATTTGCGACGACCCTGCGCACGGATGGGTGCGCACCACGTGGACCGATCAGGCGATCGATCCGCGCTTGCCGATGGCCCGCCCTCGGGTGGCGCCCAACCGGAGGAACGTATGA
- a CDS encoding deoxyribose-phosphate aldolase has product MAIDVGALLEARARRPERIAELAAAREKRPLLGASGRLFIIAADHPARGALRVGSDPLAMANRFELLERLCVALERPGVDGVMGTADILEDLLLLGALEKKVVIGSMNRGGLVGASFEIDDRFTGYDADTVARMRFDGGKMLVRIDLADPASVVTLEACARAVNALAERKVMAMVEPFISHRVDGKVKNDLSTEAMTRAVAIASGLGVTSAYTWLKVPVVDDMERVMATSTLPALLLGGEGGGDPDAAFERWHKALRLPTVRGLVVGRTLLYPPNGDVVAAVDTAAGLLPKETT; this is encoded by the coding sequence ATGGCCATTGACGTCGGCGCCCTGCTCGAGGCGCGCGCGCGGCGTCCGGAGCGCATCGCGGAGTTGGCGGCGGCGCGCGAAAAGCGCCCGCTGCTCGGTGCGAGCGGACGCCTGTTCATCATCGCCGCGGACCATCCCGCACGCGGCGCGTTGCGGGTTGGCAGCGATCCGCTGGCCATGGCCAATCGCTTCGAGTTGCTCGAGCGCCTCTGCGTGGCGCTCGAGCGCCCGGGCGTGGATGGCGTCATGGGCACGGCGGACATCCTCGAGGACCTGTTGCTTCTGGGGGCGCTCGAGAAAAAGGTGGTCATCGGCTCGATGAACCGCGGGGGCCTCGTGGGCGCGTCGTTCGAGATCGACGATCGCTTCACGGGCTACGACGCCGACACCGTCGCGCGCATGCGGTTCGACGGCGGAAAGATGCTCGTGCGCATCGATCTCGCCGACCCCGCGAGCGTGGTCACCCTGGAAGCGTGCGCCCGCGCGGTGAACGCCCTGGCCGAGCGCAAGGTCATGGCCATGGTGGAGCCATTCATCAGCCACCGCGTCGATGGCAAGGTGAAGAACGATCTGTCGACCGAGGCGATGACCCGCGCGGTGGCCATTGCTTCCGGCCTGGGCGTCACGTCGGCGTACACGTGGCTCAAGGTGCCCGTGGTGGATGACATGGAGCGCGTGATGGCCACGTCGACCTTGCCCGCGCTGCTGCTGGGCGGGGAGGGCGGCGGCGATCCCGATGCGGCATTCGAACGATGGCACAAAGCCTTGCGCCTTCCGACGGTGCGCGGCCTGGTCGTGGGCCGCACGTTGCTCTATCCACCGAATGGGGACGTGGTGGCTGCGGTGGATACGGCGGCGGGGTTGCTTCCGAAGGAGACGACATGA
- the iolC gene encoding 5-dehydro-2-deoxygluconokinase — MSDAPVSAAPYDVLTMGRVGVDIYPLEVGKKLEDVETFGKYLGGSATNVAVAASRHGRRAAVITRTGDDPFGRFVHRALGEFGVDDRFVTSVPHLPTPVTFCEIFPPDHFPIYFYRFPKAPDLEIHEHELDLDAIRAARIFWVTGTGLCTEPSRSATLAALRARGRRGITVLDLDYRPMFWPSREEARRWVQEALPHATLAVGNLDECDTAVGEKEPKAAAAALRARGVDLAVVKQGPEGVLAVDGANTVLVPPHPVEVVNGLGAGDGFGGALCHGLLAGWPLERVLRFANVAGAIVASRLACSSAMPSTEEVETEASHGH; from the coding sequence ATGAGCGACGCGCCCGTGTCGGCCGCGCCGTACGACGTGCTCACGATGGGGCGCGTGGGGGTGGACATTTACCCGCTCGAGGTGGGGAAAAAGCTGGAGGACGTGGAGACCTTCGGCAAGTACCTCGGCGGCAGTGCCACCAACGTGGCCGTGGCCGCGAGCCGGCATGGACGCCGCGCGGCCGTGATCACACGTACGGGCGACGATCCCTTCGGGCGCTTCGTGCACCGCGCCCTCGGGGAGTTCGGCGTGGACGACCGCTTCGTCACCAGCGTGCCCCATCTTCCGACGCCGGTGACGTTTTGCGAGATCTTCCCGCCGGATCATTTTCCCATCTATTTTTACCGCTTTCCCAAGGCTCCGGACCTGGAGATCCACGAGCACGAGCTCGACCTCGACGCCATCCGCGCGGCGCGCATCTTCTGGGTCACCGGCACCGGGCTCTGTACGGAGCCTTCGCGCTCGGCGACGCTCGCGGCGCTCCGGGCGCGTGGCCGGCGCGGGATCACGGTGCTCGATCTCGACTACCGGCCCATGTTCTGGCCTTCGCGCGAAGAAGCGCGGCGCTGGGTGCAGGAGGCCTTGCCGCATGCGACCCTCGCCGTGGGCAACTTGGACGAGTGCGACACGGCGGTCGGCGAAAAGGAACCCAAGGCCGCGGCGGCCGCGCTGCGGGCGCGCGGGGTCGACCTCGCCGTGGTCAAACAGGGGCCCGAAGGCGTGCTCGCGGTCGATGGGGCGAACACGGTCCTCGTGCCTCCGCATCCCGTGGAGGTGGTGAACGGGCTCGGTGCGGGCGATGGCTTCGGCGGTGCCTTGTGCCATGGCCTTCTCGCAGGCTGGCCGCTCGAACGCGTGCTGCGCTTCGCCAACGTGGCCGGGGCCATCGTGGCGTCGCGCCTCGCATGCTCGAGCGCGATGCCGAGCACGGAGGAAGTGGAAACGGAGGCCTCGCATGGCCATTGA
- a CDS encoding sugar phosphate isomerase/epimerase → MISDRIAGAPISWGVCEVPGWGYQLTPERVLSEMRDAGLKATEFGPDEFLPSDPAQKASTLASYGLAAVGGFVPAVLHDPSHDPTPVVDRALDGFVAAGAGVLVLAAVTGEEGYDERPTLDARAWNTLFDNVDRLSARAKARGILLTLHPHVGTVVEREYEVRRVLEGSSVPLCVDTGHLMIGGTDPLALVREVPDRIRHMHLKDVDASWAKRVQQGEVTYTDAVRSGMYRPLGRGNVDVAGIVGTLERAGYTGWYVMEQDTILTGAPEGQGPLADVLASVAYLRGLDG, encoded by the coding sequence ATGATCAGCGATCGCATTGCAGGGGCGCCCATTTCGTGGGGCGTGTGTGAGGTTCCGGGCTGGGGTTACCAACTGACGCCGGAGCGCGTGCTCTCCGAGATGCGCGACGCGGGGCTCAAGGCCACGGAGTTCGGGCCCGACGAGTTTCTCCCGAGCGATCCGGCGCAAAAGGCCTCCACGCTCGCGTCGTATGGGCTGGCGGCGGTCGGGGGCTTCGTGCCGGCGGTGTTGCACGATCCGTCGCACGACCCCACACCGGTGGTGGACCGCGCCCTCGATGGCTTCGTCGCCGCCGGCGCCGGGGTGCTCGTGCTCGCGGCGGTGACCGGGGAAGAGGGGTACGACGAGCGTCCCACGTTGGACGCCCGCGCGTGGAATACCCTGTTCGACAACGTCGACCGGCTCTCGGCGCGGGCCAAGGCGCGGGGCATCTTGCTCACGCTGCACCCGCACGTGGGCACCGTGGTGGAGCGCGAATACGAAGTGCGCCGCGTGCTCGAGGGCTCGAGCGTCCCGCTGTGCGTCGACACGGGGCATCTCATGATCGGCGGCACCGATCCGCTGGCGCTGGTGCGGGAAGTGCCGGACCGCATTCGCCACATGCATTTGAAGGACGTCGATGCGTCGTGGGCCAAGCGCGTGCAGCAAGGGGAGGTCACGTACACGGACGCTGTGCGTTCGGGGATGTACCGCCCGCTGGGACGCGGGAACGTCGACGTGGCCGGCATCGTGGGCACCTTGGAGCGCGCGGGCTACACCGGGTGGTACGTGATGGAGCAGGACACGATCCTCACCGGCGCGCCGGAGGGCCAAGGTCCCTTGGCCGACGTTCTCGCCAGCGTGGCGTACCTGCGAGGATTGGACGGATGA
- a CDS encoding Gfo/Idh/MocA family oxidoreductase: MRIGLAGVGRIGSFHANTLRQLPEVETLVLADVDAARAKQVAATVRGEAVERPEDLFSGSARIDALVICTATDAHASLIVQGVEAGLPVFCEKPVAIDAGQTRQVLQRIQGARAPVHIGFQRRFDAGYMAARAAIQEGNLGWVHTLRACTFDVSPPPANYVPTSGGLFRDCSVHDFDILRWVTGREVVEVYAVGQNRGESFFRDAGDVDTNGALLTMDDGAIALVSATRYNAGGHDVRLEVLGSKASIAVGLDNRTALRSVEPGITFPSGQPYPLFLDRFHDAYVRELEAFVDVVAKRRESPCTVEDALSSLLIAEACEISRHQHRPVKLTEVSQ, translated from the coding sequence ATGCGGATCGGTCTTGCGGGGGTGGGCAGAATTGGCTCCTTTCATGCGAATACCCTTCGGCAGCTTCCCGAGGTGGAAACCTTGGTGCTGGCCGACGTCGACGCGGCGCGGGCGAAGCAGGTCGCGGCCACTGTGCGCGGAGAAGCGGTCGAGCGTCCCGAGGATCTTTTCTCGGGAAGCGCGCGCATCGATGCGCTGGTGATCTGCACCGCCACGGACGCCCATGCGTCGCTCATCGTTCAGGGCGTGGAGGCCGGTCTTCCGGTCTTCTGCGAGAAGCCCGTCGCCATCGATGCCGGGCAGACGCGGCAAGTGCTGCAGCGCATTCAGGGCGCGCGCGCCCCGGTGCACATCGGCTTTCAACGCCGCTTCGACGCGGGCTACATGGCGGCCCGCGCGGCCATTCAAGAGGGCAATTTGGGCTGGGTCCACACGCTGCGGGCGTGCACGTTCGACGTGTCGCCGCCGCCGGCGAACTACGTCCCCACCTCGGGTGGCCTCTTTCGCGATTGCAGCGTGCACGACTTCGACATTCTGCGCTGGGTCACCGGGCGCGAGGTCGTCGAGGTGTACGCCGTCGGGCAAAACCGCGGCGAGTCGTTCTTCCGCGACGCGGGCGACGTGGACACGAACGGCGCCCTGCTGACCATGGACGATGGGGCGATCGCCCTGGTGTCGGCCACGCGCTACAACGCCGGCGGGCACGACGTGCGGCTCGAGGTGCTCGGCTCGAAGGCGAGTATCGCCGTGGGCCTCGACAACCGCACCGCCTTGCGCTCCGTGGAGCCAGGCATCACGTTCCCCAGCGGCCAGCCGTACCCGCTGTTCTTGGATCGCTTCCACGACGCGTACGTCCGCGAGCTGGAGGCCTTCGTGGACGTGGTTGCGAAGCGCAGGGAGAGCCCCTGCACGGTGGAGGACGCGCTCTCCTCGCTGCTCATCGCGGAGGCATGTGAGATTTCGCGGCATCAACATCGCCCGGTGAAGTTGACGGAGGTTTCCCAATGA
- a CDS encoding GntR family transcriptional regulator gives MRCRAFQGVNVDIELDRGSPVPLYFQVARQIEQAIERGELVPGSRLENEIELADRLGLSRPTMRRAIQELVSKGLLVRRRGIGTQVVHGQVKRRVELTSLHDDLTRGNQHPTTRVLEHEVLPASDDIAVHLGVPPGTPVVRLVRIRYAQDEPLAIMRNWLPASLASFSTAELGERGLYALLRSTGVHIRIASQRICARTASTEEAHQLGIKRGAAVLTMERTAYGESGSAVEFGAHIYRSDNYSFEITLVERS, from the coding sequence CTGCGTTGCAGGGCATTCCAAGGAGTCAACGTGGATATCGAGCTCGATCGCGGCAGTCCGGTGCCGCTCTACTTCCAGGTGGCGCGTCAAATCGAGCAGGCCATCGAGCGGGGCGAGCTCGTCCCTGGGAGCCGGCTGGAGAACGAGATCGAGTTGGCCGACCGCCTCGGCCTCTCGCGCCCGACCATGCGCCGCGCGATCCAGGAGCTGGTCAGCAAGGGGCTGCTCGTGCGCCGACGCGGCATCGGCACGCAAGTGGTGCACGGCCAGGTGAAGCGACGGGTGGAGCTCACGAGCCTGCACGACGACCTCACACGCGGAAACCAGCACCCCACGACGCGCGTCCTCGAGCACGAGGTGCTGCCGGCCTCCGACGACATCGCGGTGCACCTCGGCGTGCCGCCCGGTACACCGGTGGTGCGCCTCGTGCGCATCCGCTACGCGCAGGACGAGCCGCTGGCCATCATGCGCAACTGGCTCCCGGCGAGCCTTGCGTCGTTCAGCACCGCGGAGCTCGGGGAGCGTGGGCTCTACGCGCTGCTGCGCTCGACCGGGGTGCACATTCGCATTGCTTCGCAACGCATATGCGCACGCACGGCCAGCACGGAGGAAGCGCACCAACTCGGCATCAAACGCGGCGCGGCCGTGCTCACGATGGAGCGCACGGCCTATGGTGAATCCGGCAGCGCCGTGGAGTTCGGCGCGCACATTTATCGGTCGGACAATTATTCGTTCGAGATCACGTTGGTCGAGCGCTCATGA
- a CDS encoding acyl-CoA carboxylase subunit beta yields MASQENLPPHLKRLDELNEKALVGGGVERIKKQHEGGKLTARERIDLLLDPGSFVEIGRFVMHRATDFGMENQKVLGDGVVTGYGTVDGRKIFVFAQDFTVFGGSLSGAYAQKICKVMDMALKVGAPVIGLNDSGGARIQEGVESLAGYADIFLRNTLASGVVPQISAIMGPCAGGAVYSPAITDFILMVEGTSYMFITGPDVIKTVTHEDVTKEDLGGAHTHATKSGVCHLTSPDDQTCIAQVRELLSFLPSNNQEDAPFRPTQDPPLREVPELDTMIPVESNKPYDVKEVVARVVDDGNLFEIAAEYAANIVVGFARIGGRVVGVVANQPQVLAGVLDIDASMKAARFVRFCDCFNIPLVTFVDVPGFLPGTDQEYGGIIKHGAKLLFAFAEATVPKVTVILRKAYGGAYDVMASKHIRADVNLAFPTAEIAVMGPDGAVNIVRRNEIAKAADPAKARADFVLDYKEKFANPYKAAELGFIDEVIYPRTLRQRLHRALELLKDKRDTNPPKKHTNIPL; encoded by the coding sequence ATGGCCAGCCAGGAGAATCTTCCCCCCCATCTCAAACGACTCGACGAACTGAACGAGAAGGCGCTGGTCGGCGGCGGCGTCGAGCGCATCAAGAAGCAGCACGAAGGCGGAAAGCTGACCGCCCGCGAGCGCATCGACCTCCTTCTCGACCCCGGCTCCTTCGTGGAAATCGGGCGCTTCGTCATGCATCGGGCCACCGATTTCGGCATGGAGAACCAAAAGGTGCTCGGTGACGGCGTGGTGACGGGGTACGGCACCGTCGACGGCCGCAAGATCTTCGTGTTTGCGCAGGACTTCACCGTGTTCGGCGGCTCGCTCAGCGGTGCCTATGCGCAGAAGATCTGCAAGGTCATGGACATGGCCCTCAAGGTCGGGGCTCCGGTCATCGGGTTGAACGACTCGGGTGGCGCGCGCATTCAGGAAGGCGTGGAGTCGCTCGCGGGCTACGCGGACATCTTTCTGCGCAACACGCTGGCCAGCGGGGTGGTGCCGCAGATCAGCGCCATCATGGGGCCCTGTGCCGGCGGTGCGGTGTACTCGCCGGCCATTACCGACTTCATTCTGATGGTCGAGGGCACGAGCTACATGTTCATCACGGGCCCGGACGTCATCAAGACGGTGACCCACGAGGACGTGACCAAGGAAGATCTCGGCGGCGCGCACACGCACGCGACCAAGAGCGGTGTTTGCCATTTGACGTCGCCCGACGACCAAACGTGCATTGCGCAGGTTCGCGAGCTCTTGTCGTTCTTGCCGTCGAACAATCAGGAAGACGCGCCGTTCCGGCCCACGCAGGACCCGCCGCTGCGCGAGGTGCCCGAGCTGGATACGATGATTCCCGTCGAATCGAACAAGCCGTACGACGTGAAGGAAGTCGTCGCGCGCGTGGTGGACGATGGCAACCTGTTCGAGATTGCCGCCGAGTACGCGGCGAACATCGTGGTGGGATTTGCCCGAATCGGCGGGCGGGTGGTGGGCGTGGTGGCCAATCAGCCGCAGGTGCTCGCGGGCGTGCTGGACATCGATGCTTCGATGAAGGCCGCGCGCTTCGTGCGGTTCTGCGATTGTTTCAATATCCCGCTGGTGACCTTCGTCGACGTGCCTGGGTTCTTGCCGGGAACGGATCAGGAGTACGGCGGGATCATCAAGCATGGCGCCAAGTTGCTATTTGCCTTTGCCGAGGCCACCGTTCCCAAGGTGACCGTCATTCTGCGCAAGGCCTACGGCGGCGCATACGACGTCATGGCGTCGAAGCATATTCGCGCGGACGTGAACTTGGCATTCCCGACGGCGGAGATTGCCGTGATGGGGCCGGACGGCGCGGTCAACATCGTGCGCCGGAACGAGATTGCCAAGGCAGCCGATCCGGCAAAGGCGCGCGCCGACTTCGTGCTCGATTACAAAGAGAAATTCGCCAATCCGTACAAGGCGGCCGAACTCGGGTTCATCGATGAAGTGATCTACCCCCGCACCTTGCGCCAGCGGCTGCATCGCGCGCTCGAGTTGCTCAAGGACAAGCGGGATACGAACCCGCCGAAGAAGCATACGAACATTCCGCTGTGA
- a CDS encoding histidine phosphatase family protein: MPDLILIRHGETEWTLSGRHTGRTDIALTPRGEEQARSLAPWISRRTIAHAFVSPLGRARKTAELAGLPTTGSAFALEPDLQEWDYGAYEGRTRQQIHEERPTWDLWHDGVPPGTGAHPGEAIAQVAARLDGVLVKVRAILAENRGDVVAVAHGHSLRTLAARWLEQPPQFGARLRLEPAHFCILGFEHALPVIRHWNFGPGE, from the coding sequence ATGCCGGATCTCATCTTGATTCGCCACGGCGAGACCGAATGGACCCTCTCGGGACGTCACACCGGACGCACCGACATCGCCCTCACCCCGCGCGGGGAAGAGCAGGCGCGTTCGCTCGCGCCCTGGATTTCGCGCCGGACCATCGCCCACGCCTTCGTAAGCCCGCTCGGCCGCGCGCGAAAAACCGCGGAGCTCGCAGGGCTGCCGACGACGGGCAGCGCCTTCGCGCTCGAGCCGGATCTCCAGGAGTGGGATTACGGCGCCTACGAGGGCCGCACCCGGCAGCAGATCCACGAGGAGCGCCCCACCTGGGACCTCTGGCACGACGGCGTGCCGCCGGGCACCGGCGCGCACCCCGGGGAAGCCATCGCGCAGGTCGCCGCCCGGCTCGACGGCGTCCTCGTGAAAGTGCGCGCCATCCTCGCGGAAAACCGTGGCGACGTCGTGGCCGTCGCCCATGGCCACTCGCTTCGCACGCTGGCGGCGCGCTGGCTCGAGCAGCCGCCACAATTCGGCGCGCGGCTGCGACTGGAGCCCGCCCACTTTTGCATCCTCGGCTTCGAGCACGCGCTGCCGGTGATCCGTCACTGGAACTTCGGCCCCGGCGAGTGA